A window from Acidobacteriota bacterium encodes these proteins:
- a CDS encoding response regulator transcription factor encodes MADSARVLIVEDEADLQMILRDNLECEGYEVLATDSGERALELAIDHPPDLIVLDILLPKMSGYEVCRRLRLGGLQVPIVMVSARNTDIDRVAGLELGADDYLGKPFCVRELVARMRVQLRRQKAGGSARSEVVFGDLTVSLSRCEVRRGSSRLDLSTREFELLRYFILHQGEALTREQLLTAVWGYSSRSLTRTVDNFVAKLRKKIETNPAEPRHVVTVHGLGYRFVG; translated from the coding sequence ATGGCTGATAGCGCCCGCGTGCTGATCGTCGAAGACGAGGCCGATCTGCAGATGATCCTTCGTGACAACCTCGAGTGCGAAGGCTACGAGGTTCTCGCGACCGACTCGGGTGAGCGGGCGCTCGAGCTCGCCATCGATCACCCGCCGGACCTCATCGTGCTCGACATCCTGCTGCCGAAAATGAGTGGGTACGAAGTCTGCCGGCGTCTCAGGCTCGGCGGCCTTCAGGTGCCAATCGTGATGGTGTCGGCCAGGAACACCGACATCGATCGGGTCGCGGGGCTGGAACTGGGCGCCGATGATTATCTGGGCAAGCCATTTTGCGTGCGCGAGCTGGTCGCGCGGATGCGTGTCCAGTTACGGCGGCAGAAGGCCGGCGGCTCCGCCCGTTCCGAGGTGGTCTTCGGCGACCTGACCGTCTCGCTCTCACGGTGTGAGGTGCGGCGCGGCTCGTCTCGACTTGACCTGTCGACCCGCGAGTTCGAGCTGCTGCGCTACTTCATCCTGCACCAGGGAGAAGCGCTGACGAGGGAGCAGCTCCTCACCGCCGTCTGGGGGTACAGCAGCCGCTCGCTGACGCGCACCGTCGACAACTTCGTCGCGAAGCTCCGCAAGAAAATCGAGACGAACCCCGCCGAGCCGCGCCACGTGGTGACCGTGCACGGGCTCGGCTACCGGTTCGTCGGGTAG
- a CDS encoding HAMP domain-containing histidine kinase, whose product MVGAVFALAAAALLVVYLQQHSSAYERRQTALIIQQACERTAMALGAEVRRLFDGAVIDVIGGLGHPELEEPKLPALATLFNAAHNRFPYVHRFFMWNADTAKRFPDQVLIYEPDVARAPPQDRIFWIDGRPIGALLQDSVLSREIFNVAQDLTVHHHTFSVTNRVIAGTAYQLVVHFSFADGRREKYLALNGFIVDLENVRTRLFEQLAASEFRRILNAEPGGSRFTLTVMDDADRIVSGPRVPAGAVSAAVRADMVFFPEESLNPWLGARPEPSRWRLIVSAAPAPAAWGNYRLATAVVLLMLIALACAMTVDRQAIRLSRMQASFVANVSHQLKTPLTTLSAASETLGSERMRLPERTAEYVRIVAAQTKQVSGLVDQILHFSRAEAIGASYEFQPIDLGQFVETAVADFTAHRLRAGARLTFEAEPAVPAIEADPFALEQVLVNLLDNAVKYAGENNEIAVRVGGAPGFAVLTVRDHGMGIDEADRPHIFEKFYRGRQNGHGRRGFGLGLTIVEAIVRAHGGRVHVTSALGQGSEFQVMLPAGGGHDG is encoded by the coding sequence ATGGTAGGCGCTGTCTTTGCGCTTGCCGCCGCGGCGCTCCTCGTTGTCTACCTCCAGCAACATTCCAGCGCTTACGAACGCCGCCAGACCGCCCTGATCATTCAGCAGGCGTGCGAGCGCACCGCGATGGCGCTCGGCGCGGAGGTCAGGCGGCTGTTCGACGGGGCGGTCATCGACGTCATCGGCGGCCTTGGCCACCCGGAGCTGGAGGAGCCAAAGCTGCCGGCGCTGGCCACCCTGTTCAACGCCGCCCACAACCGTTTTCCCTACGTTCATCGCTTCTTCATGTGGAATGCGGATACCGCGAAGCGGTTTCCCGACCAGGTCCTGATCTATGAACCCGACGTCGCCAGGGCGCCGCCACAAGACCGGATCTTCTGGATTGACGGCCGGCCGATCGGGGCGCTGCTGCAGGATTCCGTGCTCAGCCGCGAGATCTTCAACGTGGCGCAGGATCTGACGGTACACCACCACACCTTCAGCGTGACCAACCGTGTCATCGCCGGCACGGCATACCAGCTGGTCGTCCATTTCTCGTTTGCCGACGGCCGCCGCGAGAAATACCTCGCCTTGAACGGATTCATCGTCGACCTGGAGAACGTCCGGACGCGGCTCTTCGAACAGCTGGCGGCCAGTGAGTTCCGGCGGATCCTGAACGCCGAGCCCGGCGGCTCCCGATTCACGCTGACGGTCATGGACGATGCCGACCGCATCGTGTCTGGTCCCCGGGTGCCCGCCGGCGCCGTATCGGCGGCGGTTCGCGCGGACATGGTGTTCTTCCCCGAAGAGTCCCTGAATCCCTGGCTGGGCGCGCGCCCCGAGCCTTCGCGCTGGCGCCTGATCGTCAGCGCCGCGCCGGCACCGGCCGCGTGGGGGAACTACCGCCTGGCCACCGCGGTGGTGCTGCTGATGCTGATTGCGCTCGCGTGCGCCATGACAGTGGATCGCCAGGCGATTCGGCTTTCCAGGATGCAGGCGAGCTTCGTGGCGAACGTCTCGCATCAGCTCAAGACGCCGCTGACGACGCTCTCTGCCGCCTCCGAGACGCTCGGCTCCGAGCGCATGCGACTGCCGGAGAGAACCGCGGAATACGTCCGCATCGTCGCCGCGCAGACCAAGCAGGTCTCCGGACTGGTCGACCAGATCCTTCACTTCTCGCGGGCCGAGGCGATCGGGGCGAGCTACGAGTTCCAGCCCATCGACCTGGGGCAGTTCGTCGAGACCGCCGTCGCCGACTTCACCGCGCACCGGCTGCGCGCCGGCGCCCGCCTGACGTTCGAGGCCGAGCCCGCCGTCCCTGCCATCGAGGCGGACCCGTTCGCCCTCGAGCAGGTCCTCGTCAATCTCCTCGACAACGCGGTCAAGTACGCCGGCGAGAACAACGAGATCGCGGTGCGGGTCGGTGGCGCCCCGGGCTTCGCCGTTCTGACCGTCCGTGACCACGGTATGGGAATCGACGAAGCGGACCGTCCCCACATTTTCGAGAAGTTCTATCGCGGGCGCCAGAACGGGCACGGCCGTCGCGGCTTCGGTCTCGGACTGACGATCGTGGAAGCCATCGTTCGTGCACACGGCGGGCGCGTCCACGTGACGAGCGCGCTCGGACAGGGTTCCGAGTTCCAGGTCATGTTGCCGGCCGGCGGAGGACACGATGGCTGA
- a CDS encoding carbon monoxide dehydrogenase subunit G, with the protein MELDATYVFPGSVEAAWNLLMDTGAIGACLPGCRGLKPIGDDRYEVELAVAIAAITGQFKGTVALEDKRPPDSYVLIVEGSGRPGFVKGRARVTLAPDGDRTLVRIAAQADVGGTIARVGQRLLEGVARTTMDRFYTCLFGVRSRIHTFF; encoded by the coding sequence ATGGAGCTCGACGCCACGTACGTGTTCCCTGGCTCGGTCGAGGCGGCCTGGAACCTGTTGATGGACACAGGCGCGATCGGTGCCTGCCTTCCGGGATGTCGCGGCCTGAAGCCGATCGGCGACGACCGGTACGAAGTGGAGCTTGCCGTCGCCATCGCGGCCATCACCGGACAGTTCAAAGGCACCGTCGCGCTCGAGGACAAGCGTCCCCCGGACTCGTACGTCCTGATCGTCGAGGGCAGCGGCCGGCCCGGGTTCGTGAAGGGCCGCGCGCGGGTGACCCTCGCCCCAGACGGCGACCGCACGCTGGTGCGCATTGCCGCGCAGGCCGATGTGGGCGGCACCATCGCGCGGGTCGGGCAGCGCCTGCTCGAAGGCGTCGCGCGGACGACGATGGATCGTTTCTACACCTGCCTCTTTGGGGTCAGATCCCGAATTCACACCTTTTTCTAG
- a CDS encoding VWA domain-containing protein, with translation MLRASGLDVHHGRLLDALRAVEWVGVGSRTDVAAALRGLLVHSRDDIARFDRAFELFFGAHRAPAPGLPLFALGERPRVVARPAPGVPVQVDFEDLREGSAAVGRVVGAWSAASVSRTKDFGEFSESELERARVLLERLPWTLGPRRTRRWRRASGGAPDLRPLLRRNLMRGSDVIDLPRRERRETARPIVLLGDVSGSMERYSRLLLYFVYGLSRGAARVESFLFATRLTRVTSHVAKRRGAADWSRLSREVQDWGGGTRIGEALRAFNTRWARRVMRNGPVVLIVSDGWDRGDPALLARELARVRRSCRRLIWLNPLLGSARYEPLTRGMRAALRHVDDFLPAHNLASFEQLADRLRVLSPGSRPVGLRRKDV, from the coding sequence ATGCTCCGCGCCTCCGGACTCGACGTGCACCACGGGCGGCTGCTCGACGCGCTGCGCGCGGTCGAGTGGGTTGGCGTCGGCAGCCGGACGGACGTGGCCGCGGCGCTGCGCGGCCTGCTCGTGCACAGCCGCGATGACATCGCGCGCTTCGATCGGGCGTTCGAATTGTTCTTCGGCGCCCATCGGGCGCCGGCGCCAGGCCTTCCGCTCTTTGCGCTGGGGGAGCGGCCGCGCGTCGTCGCGAGGCCGGCACCCGGTGTGCCGGTGCAAGTCGATTTCGAGGACCTGCGAGAGGGCTCGGCGGCGGTCGGGCGCGTTGTCGGCGCGTGGAGCGCTGCGAGCGTGTCGCGCACGAAGGACTTCGGCGAGTTCTCCGAGTCCGAGCTCGAACGGGCGCGGGTGCTGCTCGAACGGCTTCCGTGGACGCTGGGCCCGCGCCGCACGCGCCGGTGGCGGCGCGCGTCGGGCGGCGCGCCGGACCTCCGCCCGCTGCTGCGGCGGAACCTGATGCGGGGCAGCGACGTGATCGACCTGCCCCGGCGCGAGCGGCGGGAAACCGCCCGCCCGATCGTGCTGCTCGGCGACGTCAGCGGATCGATGGAGCGGTACAGCCGCCTGCTGCTGTACTTCGTTTACGGCCTCTCGCGCGGCGCGGCGCGCGTCGAGAGCTTCCTGTTCGCCACGCGCCTGACGCGCGTCACCTCGCATGTCGCGAAGCGCCGGGGTGCGGCGGACTGGTCGCGGTTGTCGCGCGAGGTCCAGGACTGGGGAGGCGGCACGCGCATCGGCGAGGCGCTCCGGGCGTTCAACACCCGCTGGGCGCGGCGCGTCATGCGCAACGGCCCCGTCGTGCTCATCGTCTCCGACGGCTGGGACCGCGGCGATCCGGCGCTGCTCGCCCGCGAGCTCGCGCGCGTGCGGCGAAGCTGCCGGCGGCTGATCTGGCTCAACCCGCTGCTCGGGTCCGCGCGCTACGAGCCGCTGACGCGCGGGATGCGGGCCGCGCTGCGGCACGTCGACGATTTTCTTCCGGCGCACAACCTGGCGAGCTTCGAGCAGCTGGCCGATCGCCTGCGCGTCCTCTCACCCGGATCCCGGCCCGTCGGTTTGCGGCGGAAGGACGTCTGA
- a CDS encoding MoxR family ATPase, producing the protein MPASVDDLQRALAERQYVAGRGLAVSIYLALRLQRPLFLEGEPGVGKTEVAKALASALETELIRLQCYEGLDISHAVYEWNYPRQILEIRLLESAHALDPRAAERELFTDAFLIKRPLLQAIEQTRGRPPVLLIDEIDRADEEFEGYLLELLSDFQITIPELGTIRAARPPVVVITSNRTREVHDALKRRCVYCWIDYPDAATELRILAVKLPDVPARLAAQVTAFVQELRRAELYKTAGVSETLDWAAALVALDREELDADAIDETLGILLKNQEDIQMVRGERVQAMLGRALARGAGG; encoded by the coding sequence ATGCCGGCGTCGGTTGACGATCTGCAGCGCGCGCTGGCGGAGCGGCAATATGTCGCCGGTCGCGGCCTGGCGGTCTCGATCTACCTCGCGCTGAGGCTGCAGCGGCCGCTGTTTCTCGAGGGTGAGCCCGGCGTCGGCAAGACGGAAGTCGCCAAGGCGCTCGCCTCGGCGCTGGAGACCGAGCTGATCCGCCTCCAGTGCTACGAGGGACTCGACATCAGCCATGCCGTGTACGAGTGGAACTACCCGCGGCAGATCCTCGAGATTCGCCTCCTCGAGAGCGCGCACGCGCTCGATCCGCGGGCGGCCGAGCGCGAGCTGTTCACCGATGCGTTTCTGATCAAGCGGCCGCTGCTGCAGGCGATCGAGCAGACGCGCGGGCGGCCGCCGGTGCTGCTCATCGACGAGATCGACCGCGCCGATGAGGAGTTCGAGGGCTACCTGCTCGAGCTGCTCTCGGACTTCCAGATCACCATTCCCGAGCTGGGGACCATCCGCGCGGCCCGGCCGCCCGTCGTGGTGATCACCTCCAACCGGACCCGGGAAGTACACGACGCGCTCAAGCGCCGCTGCGTGTACTGCTGGATCGACTATCCCGATGCCGCGACCGAGCTTCGCATCCTCGCCGTGAAGCTCCCGGACGTGCCCGCCCGCCTCGCCGCGCAGGTGACGGCATTCGTCCAGGAGCTTCGGAGGGCGGAGCTGTACAAGACCGCGGGCGTGTCGGAAACGCTCGATTGGGCGGCCGCGCTCGTCGCGCTCGATCGCGAGGAGCTCGACGCGGACGCGATCGACGAGACGCTCGGCATCCTGCTGAAGAACCAGGAAGACATTCAGATGGTTCGCGGCGAGCGCGTGCAGGCCATGCTCGGCCGCGCGCTCGCGCGTGGGGCGGGCGGGTGA
- a CDS encoding xanthine dehydrogenase family protein subunit M, which translates to MYPVSFDYYRAHSVADARQLLADHPGAKLLAGGHSLVPLLKLRLAAPDAVIDIGRIPDLRGIAREGDDVRIGALTTHAELAASAVLRTAAPALADAAAGIGDPAVRNRGTIGGNLAHADPASDLPPVLAALDARMVVAGPDGERTIQADRFFTGLMTTALAEHDILLAVRVRASGRGEGSAYEKFAHPASRYAVLGAAAWLSVANGSCTAARVALGGLLPHARRAAAVEQALVGRPATVDGMAEAATRAAADLGADVTGDIFASAEYRAAMAPVYVRRALVSALARASLL; encoded by the coding sequence ATGTACCCCGTGAGCTTCGACTACTATCGCGCGCACTCGGTGGCCGATGCCCGGCAGCTGCTGGCGGACCATCCCGGCGCGAAGCTGCTCGCCGGCGGCCACAGTCTCGTGCCGCTGCTCAAGCTGCGCCTCGCCGCCCCGGATGCCGTGATCGATATCGGGCGCATCCCCGATCTCCGCGGCATCGCGCGCGAGGGGGACGACGTCCGCATCGGCGCGCTGACGACGCACGCGGAGCTGGCGGCCTCAGCGGTGCTGCGAACCGCGGCGCCGGCGCTCGCCGACGCGGCGGCCGGGATCGGGGATCCGGCGGTGAGGAACCGCGGGACGATCGGCGGCAACCTCGCCCACGCGGATCCCGCGTCGGACCTGCCGCCGGTGCTCGCCGCGCTCGACGCGCGCATGGTCGTCGCGGGACCCGACGGCGAGCGGACGATTCAGGCAGACCGGTTCTTCACCGGCCTCATGACCACCGCGCTCGCCGAGCACGACATTCTGCTGGCGGTGCGCGTGAGGGCGTCCGGCCGCGGTGAAGGATCCGCGTACGAGAAGTTCGCGCACCCCGCGTCGCGCTACGCCGTGCTCGGCGCCGCCGCGTGGCTGAGCGTGGCAAACGGGTCCTGCACCGCGGCGCGGGTGGCGCTCGGCGGCCTCCTGCCGCACGCGCGCCGCGCGGCCGCCGTGGAGCAGGCGCTCGTCGGGCGGCCGGCAACCGTCGACGGGATGGCCGAGGCCGCCACGCGCGCGGCCGCGGACCTCGGAGCGGACGTGACGGGCGACATCTTCGCCTCGGCCGAGTATCGCGCCGCCATGGCGCCGGTGTACGTCAGGCGGGCGCTCGTCTCGGCCCTGGCGCGCGCGTCCCTGCTGTGA
- a CDS encoding molybdopterin-dependent oxidoreductase: MTTDVAPARVFGSGIRRREDPRLLTGSARYTADVTLPGMAHAAILRSPHAHARIRRIDTSRAASAPGVVAVFTGADTEAALKPIPCAWLLTNANLKTAPYRAMASGTVRYVGDAVAVVVAESDYEAHDALDLIDVEYDPFPAVVDPQKAAAAGAPQLHPEAPGNVAFHWTVEGGDVDAAFKSAGVVVRDRIIQQRLIPTAMEPRGAVAQFTPATGELTLWNTTQNPHIVRFIMSIVTGVPEDRLRVIAPEVGGGFGSKIPQIQGDFITAFCSMKLGRPVKWIETRSENYQSTTHGRDHVQEVEIAAAKDGRILGLRCSVWAGMGAYLSTAAPGIPTILHGLMLSGPYKIPAVREDVYGVYTTTTPVEAYRGAGRPEATFMLERMMDKLARALRIDPVELRRRNLIPPFDNGYGVVTGLTYDSGNYEAALEKLLGHIGYDALRSEQESARARGRYIGIGVSTYVEICGLGPSQVAGAVGFQGGLWESAIVRIHPSGKVNVFIGASPHGQGEETTFAQIVADQIGVAVADVKVVHGDTDNTPMGWGTYGSRTTAVGGAALAVATRKIKEKAKLLASHLLEAAVEDIDYGDGKFFVKGFPDRHKTIQEIALLANVAWNLPQGMDAGLEASSFYDPPNFTYPFGAHAAVVEVDAETGHVRVLRYVAVDDCGPQINPVIVEGQVHGGVVQGIGQALWEEAVYDGNGQLLTGSLADYAIPRADVLPDIEVLSTVTPSPHHPLGVKGIGEAGTIASTCTVYNAVIDALQPFGADAIRMPLTPERVWRAIREPHPGKGV; the protein is encoded by the coding sequence ATGACCACCGATGTCGCGCCGGCGCGCGTGTTCGGCTCCGGCATCCGGCGCCGCGAGGATCCGCGGCTTCTCACGGGCTCGGCCCGCTACACCGCCGACGTGACGCTGCCCGGCATGGCGCACGCCGCGATCCTCCGCAGCCCGCACGCCCACGCCCGCATCCGCCGCATCGACACCAGCCGCGCCGCGAGCGCCCCGGGAGTCGTCGCGGTGTTCACCGGCGCCGACACCGAAGCCGCGCTGAAGCCGATCCCGTGCGCGTGGCTGCTCACCAACGCCAACCTGAAGACGGCGCCGTACCGCGCGATGGCGTCCGGAACCGTCCGCTACGTCGGCGACGCCGTGGCGGTCGTGGTCGCGGAGTCCGACTACGAGGCCCACGACGCGCTCGATCTGATTGACGTCGAGTACGACCCGTTCCCCGCCGTTGTCGATCCGCAGAAAGCTGCGGCGGCCGGCGCGCCGCAGCTCCACCCCGAGGCCCCCGGCAACGTGGCGTTTCACTGGACGGTCGAAGGAGGGGACGTCGACGCCGCCTTCAAGTCGGCCGGCGTGGTCGTGCGGGACCGGATCATCCAGCAGCGCCTGATCCCGACCGCGATGGAGCCGCGCGGCGCCGTCGCGCAGTTCACGCCCGCGACCGGCGAGCTCACGCTCTGGAACACCACACAGAACCCGCACATCGTCCGGTTCATCATGTCGATCGTGACCGGCGTGCCCGAGGACCGGCTCCGCGTGATCGCGCCCGAGGTGGGCGGCGGGTTCGGCAGCAAGATCCCGCAGATCCAGGGGGATTTCATCACCGCGTTCTGCTCGATGAAGCTCGGACGCCCGGTGAAGTGGATCGAAACCCGCTCCGAAAATTACCAGTCGACGACGCACGGGCGCGATCACGTGCAGGAGGTCGAGATCGCGGCGGCGAAGGACGGCCGCATCCTGGGGCTGCGCTGCAGCGTGTGGGCCGGCATGGGCGCGTACCTGTCGACCGCGGCGCCCGGCATCCCGACGATTCTGCACGGCCTGATGCTCTCGGGTCCGTACAAGATCCCCGCCGTCAGGGAAGACGTGTACGGCGTCTACACCACCACGACGCCGGTGGAGGCGTATCGCGGCGCGGGACGCCCCGAAGCGACCTTCATGCTCGAGCGCATGATGGACAAGCTCGCCCGCGCGCTGCGGATCGACCCGGTGGAGCTCAGGCGCCGCAATCTGATTCCGCCGTTCGACAACGGCTACGGCGTGGTCACCGGACTGACCTACGACAGCGGGAACTACGAGGCGGCGCTCGAGAAGCTGCTCGGCCACATCGGGTACGACGCGCTGCGGAGCGAGCAGGAGTCGGCGCGCGCGAGAGGGCGGTACATCGGAATCGGCGTGTCGACCTACGTCGAGATCTGCGGTCTCGGCCCGTCGCAGGTGGCCGGCGCCGTCGGATTCCAGGGCGGCCTCTGGGAAAGCGCCATCGTCCGGATTCACCCGAGCGGCAAGGTGAACGTGTTCATCGGGGCCTCGCCGCACGGACAGGGCGAAGAGACGACGTTTGCCCAGATCGTCGCCGACCAAATCGGCGTCGCCGTCGCCGACGTGAAGGTCGTGCACGGCGACACGGACAACACGCCGATGGGCTGGGGCACGTACGGGAGCCGCACGACGGCCGTCGGCGGAGCGGCGCTCGCCGTCGCCACGCGGAAGATCAAGGAGAAGGCGAAGCTGCTGGCGAGCCATCTGCTGGAGGCGGCCGTCGAGGACATCGACTATGGCGACGGCAAGTTCTTCGTGAAGGGGTTTCCGGACCGCCACAAGACGATCCAGGAGATCGCCCTGCTCGCCAACGTGGCCTGGAATCTTCCGCAGGGCATGGACGCGGGGCTCGAGGCGTCCAGCTTCTACGATCCGCCGAATTTCACGTATCCGTTCGGGGCGCACGCGGCCGTCGTGGAAGTGGACGCCGAAACCGGGCACGTGCGGGTGTTGCGCTACGTGGCGGTCGACGACTGCGGCCCGCAGATCAACCCCGTCATCGTCGAAGGGCAGGTGCACGGCGGCGTCGTGCAGGGCATCGGACAGGCGCTCTGGGAGGAGGCGGTCTACGACGGGAACGGTCAGTTGCTGACCGGGTCGCTTGCCGACTACGCGATTCCGCGCGCCGACGTGCTTCCGGACATCGAGGTGCTCTCGACCGTGACCCCTTCGCCGCATCATCCGCTCGGGGTGAAGGGGATCGGCGAAGCGGGCACGATCGCCTCCACGTGCACGGTGTACAACGCCGTCATCGACGCGCTGCAGCCGTTCGGCGCCGACGCGATCCGGATGCCGCTGACGCCGGAGCGCGTCTGGCGCGCGATCAGGGAGCCGCATCCAGGCAAGGGAGTGTGA
- a CDS encoding (2Fe-2S)-binding protein, with product MKCPVTISVNGRAYRQEVEPRLLLVHFLRDAGLTGTKIGCDTSQCGACTVLMEGVAVKSCTTLAVQADGMRITTIEGLADHERLTPLQEAFWAKHGLQCGFCTPGMVFAAHELLRVCPNPSAEQIRHGLEGNMCRCTGYQNIVRAVQAAAADPRVGAAGGVR from the coding sequence ATGAAATGCCCTGTCACGATCAGCGTCAACGGGCGCGCGTATCGCCAGGAAGTTGAGCCCCGGCTCCTCCTCGTGCACTTCCTCCGCGATGCCGGCCTGACCGGTACCAAGATCGGATGCGACACCAGCCAGTGCGGTGCGTGCACCGTGCTGATGGAGGGCGTCGCGGTCAAGTCCTGCACCACGCTTGCCGTTCAGGCCGACGGGATGCGCATCACCACGATCGAGGGGCTTGCGGATCACGAGCGGCTCACGCCGCTCCAGGAAGCCTTCTGGGCGAAGCACGGGCTTCAGTGCGGCTTCTGCACGCCCGGGATGGTGTTCGCTGCGCACGAACTGCTGCGCGTCTGTCCCAATCCGTCCGCCGAGCAGATCCGCCACGGGCTGGAGGGGAACATGTGCCGGTGCACCGGCTACCAGAACATCGTGCGCGCGGTGCAGGCGGCCGCCGCCGACCCGCGCGTGGGCGCGGCTGGAGGTGTCAGGTGA
- a CDS encoding GGDEF domain-containing protein, with amino-acid sequence MRFRVTGRHDPLLLAGLAFALLVVFQPSIQQGLEFARGIEQTYGVGLLPALLILTVMFVFHQHASRRESKAEAAAAALEAAQARGRAQELEQLMLFGQALARALSTDTLRETLWRHLPALGAGAEIWVLLRSDAAWDRLTDTAGSRWPIGELEGIADRATAGPAEDLVSPDGIEVDGHVCFPMAVGTLRVGVVAIEGVKHSADLRRKIGAAATLLAIAVRNAQLFAQARDTSLTDQLTGCVNRGHGFEVLETEIARSQRSGTPLSILMFDVDHFKRINDVHGHLFGDHVLAVVGQRLRSMLRRSDIRCRYGGDEFLVILPETPPQGAVRLAEWLRGEMEQAPVEAGSASVTLSISVGVASNTGGELSPAALIERADQALYQAKAAGRNCVRNSPAPVESGFGGQTIAVASRTRPLTH; translated from the coding sequence ATGCGCTTCCGTGTCACAGGCCGCCACGACCCGCTGCTGCTCGCGGGGCTTGCCTTCGCCCTGCTGGTCGTCTTTCAGCCCTCGATCCAGCAGGGGCTCGAGTTCGCGCGCGGGATCGAGCAAACCTACGGTGTCGGGCTGCTGCCCGCGCTGCTGATCCTGACGGTGATGTTCGTGTTCCACCAGCACGCGAGCCGCCGGGAATCGAAAGCGGAGGCGGCCGCCGCCGCCCTTGAAGCGGCCCAGGCCCGCGGCCGCGCCCAGGAGCTCGAGCAGCTCATGCTGTTCGGCCAGGCGCTGGCGCGCGCGCTCTCAACCGACACCCTGAGAGAAACTCTCTGGCGACATCTGCCCGCGCTCGGCGCGGGCGCCGAGATCTGGGTCCTCCTCCGGTCGGACGCGGCCTGGGACCGGCTGACGGACACCGCCGGAAGCCGGTGGCCGATCGGCGAGCTGGAAGGGATCGCCGATCGCGCGACAGCCGGCCCGGCGGAAGACCTCGTCAGTCCCGACGGAATCGAGGTCGACGGGCACGTCTGCTTCCCGATGGCCGTCGGCACGCTGCGCGTCGGCGTCGTGGCGATCGAAGGGGTGAAGCACTCGGCGGATCTCCGCCGGAAGATTGGCGCCGCCGCGACGCTGCTCGCCATCGCCGTCCGCAATGCCCAGCTGTTCGCGCAGGCGCGGGACACGAGCCTGACCGATCAACTCACCGGCTGCGTCAACCGCGGCCACGGCTTCGAGGTCCTGGAGACGGAAATCGCGCGATCGCAGCGGAGCGGCACGCCGCTGTCGATCCTGATGTTCGACGTGGACCATTTCAAGCGGATCAACGACGTCCACGGCCACCTGTTCGGGGATCACGTGCTGGCGGTCGTCGGCCAGCGGCTTCGATCCATGCTCCGGCGCAGTGACATCCGGTGCCGGTACGGGGGCGACGAGTTCCTGGTCATCCTGCCCGAGACACCGCCGCAGGGGGCCGTGCGACTCGCCGAGTGGCTGCGGGGAGAAATGGAGCAGGCGCCTGTCGAGGCCGGCAGCGCCAGCGTGACGCTGAGCATCAGCGTCGGCGTGGCCAGCAACACCGGCGGCGAGCTGTCGCCGGCCGCGCTGATCGAGCGCGCCGACCAGGCGCTCTACCAGGCCAAGGCCGCCGGCCGGAACTGCGTCCGCAATTCGCCCGCGCCAGTGGAATCAGGCTTCGGCGGGCAGACGATTGCCGTTGCGAGTCGCACGCGGCCGCTGACGCACTGA